A single region of the Vibrio cyclitrophicus genome encodes:
- a CDS encoding holo-ACP synthase — protein MAVVGLGTDIAEIERVEKALSRSGDAFAQRILTDSEFEVFQQLKQKGRYLAKRFAAKEAASKALGTGIALGVTFHDFEISNDEHGKPVLSLHKKAREIAEANGTTSIHLTISDERHYAVATVLLES, from the coding sequence ATGGCAGTTGTTGGATTAGGTACAGATATCGCAGAAATAGAACGTGTTGAAAAGGCATTGTCACGAAGTGGTGACGCTTTTGCTCAGCGTATTTTGACGGATTCTGAATTTGAAGTATTCCAGCAACTTAAGCAAAAAGGACGTTACCTTGCAAAACGTTTTGCTGCAAAAGAAGCGGCATCTAAGGCGTTAGGCACCGGTATCGCTCTGGGTGTGACCTTCCACGACTTTGAGATTTCAAACGATGAACATGGCAAGCCAGTTTTGAGCCTGCATAAAAAAGCGCGTGAAATCGCAGAGGCAAATGGCACAACATCGATTCATCTGACTATCTCGGATGAGCGCCACTACGCCGTGGCAACTGTGTTACTCGAATCGTAA
- the pdxJ gene encoding pyridoxine 5'-phosphate synthase produces MSSILLGVNIDHIATLRNARGTKYPDPVHAAEIAERAGADGITVHLREDRRHIVDRDVRILAETLQTRMNLEMAVTDEMVQIALDTNPEFVCLVPEKREELTTEGGLDVVGQLEKIKAATEKLSAAGIKVSLFIDADREQIDAAKACGAPFIELHTGHYADAKTEEDQQDELKKIAAGASYADDLGITVNAGHGLTYHNVAPIAALPEIYELNIGHSIMGRAVFDGLNKAVADMKAIMETARNNA; encoded by the coding sequence ATGAGCTCAATCCTTTTAGGCGTTAATATCGACCATATTGCAACACTACGTAATGCACGTGGTACTAAATACCCAGATCCAGTACACGCAGCTGAAATTGCTGAACGTGCGGGTGCTGACGGCATTACAGTTCACCTGCGTGAAGACCGTCGTCATATCGTTGATCGCGATGTACGTATTCTGGCTGAGACACTTCAAACTCGTATGAATTTGGAGATGGCAGTAACGGACGAGATGGTTCAAATTGCCCTCGATACTAATCCTGAGTTTGTTTGTCTTGTTCCAGAGAAGCGTGAAGAGCTGACCACTGAAGGTGGCTTGGACGTGGTTGGTCAACTTGAAAAGATCAAAGCGGCGACGGAAAAACTGTCTGCAGCAGGTATCAAAGTATCTCTGTTTATCGATGCTGACCGTGAGCAAATCGACGCAGCAAAAGCGTGTGGCGCACCGTTCATTGAACTGCACACGGGTCACTATGCTGATGCTAAGACTGAAGAAGATCAACAAGACGAGCTGAAGAAGATCGCAGCGGGCGCGAGCTATGCAGATGATCTTGGTATCACAGTCAACGCGGGTCATGGCCTGACGTACCACAACGTTGCTCCAATTGCGGCACTTCCAGAGATCTACGAGCTGAACATCGGTCACTCGATCATGGGGCGCGCAGTGTTTGATGGCTTAAACAAAGCCGTTGCAGACATGAAAGCAATCATGGAAACAGCACGCAACAACGCTTAA
- the recO gene encoding DNA repair protein RecO, which produces MSEGLQRCFVLHRRPYSESSLILDVFSEEYGRVTLMSKGARSKRSNLKGALQPFTPLLLKWSGNGSMKTLRQAEPISLGLPLAGINLYSAMYVNELVGRVLMAEVAMPAFFHDYLHALTELAHNENPEPALRRFELALLSAMGYGVDFLHCAGTGEAIDPSMTYRYREQKGFIASVRRDNLTFMGDELIAISERRFITKEQLKAAKRFTRIALKPYLGGKPLKSRELFMPTIALSRARSIEK; this is translated from the coding sequence TTGAGCGAAGGGTTACAGCGATGCTTTGTGTTGCACCGTCGACCATACAGTGAGTCGAGCCTGATTCTGGACGTCTTCAGTGAAGAGTACGGTCGGGTGACGTTGATGTCTAAAGGTGCGCGGAGTAAGCGTTCTAATTTGAAAGGTGCATTGCAACCTTTTACGCCTCTGCTGCTTAAGTGGTCTGGCAATGGTTCAATGAAAACGTTGCGCCAAGCTGAACCGATCAGCTTGGGGCTTCCTCTTGCCGGTATCAATCTGTATTCAGCAATGTACGTCAACGAGTTAGTTGGGCGAGTGTTGATGGCCGAAGTGGCCATGCCCGCATTTTTTCACGACTATCTTCATGCCTTAACAGAACTCGCTCATAATGAGAATCCTGAGCCAGCGCTACGTCGCTTTGAGCTGGCTCTATTATCCGCTATGGGTTATGGCGTCGACTTTTTACACTGCGCGGGCACTGGCGAAGCGATTGATCCGAGCATGACTTATCGCTATCGAGAGCAGAAAGGTTTCATTGCTTCGGTGCGTCGAGACAACCTGACTTTTATGGGCGATGAACTTATCGCAATCAGTGAACGTAGGTTTATCACTAAAGAGCAGTTAAAAGCGGCAAAACGCTTTACACGCATAGCCTTAAAGCCGTATCTTGGCGGCAAACCATTAAAAAGTAGAGAGCTATTTATGCCAACAATAGCCCTCTCTAGAGCACGGAGTATTGAAAAATGA
- the era gene encoding GTPase Era, giving the protein MSDNNQDFDIDAFFSSDSKKTGLPENQHCGFIAIVGRPNVGKSTLLNHILGQKISITSRKPQTTRHRIMGVETEGDYQAIYVDTPGLHIEEKRAINRLMNRAANSSLSDVNLVFFLVDGTHWTDDDEMVLNKLRKTDFPVVLCINKVDNVQDRTDVMQHMMEVSKKMDFLDVVPISAKQGKNIDVLRKHVRNSLPKATHHFPEEYVTDRSQRFMASEIIREKLMRFTGEELPYSVTVEIERFDYNPDNDGFHINALILVERTGQKKMVIGKAGEKIKTIGREARIDMEELFGRKVYLETWVKVKSGWADDERALRSLGYIDDL; this is encoded by the coding sequence ATGTCTGATAACAACCAAGATTTCGATATCGATGCATTCTTTTCATCTGATAGCAAAAAAACGGGCCTACCGGAAAACCAACACTGTGGCTTCATCGCTATTGTCGGTCGACCAAACGTAGGTAAATCGACGCTTCTGAACCATATTTTGGGTCAGAAAATCTCGATCACATCACGTAAACCTCAGACGACACGCCACCGTATTATGGGCGTAGAAACTGAAGGTGATTACCAAGCGATCTACGTTGATACTCCTGGACTTCACATCGAAGAAAAGCGTGCAATCAACCGTTTGATGAACCGTGCGGCGAACAGCTCACTGAGCGATGTGAACCTAGTATTTTTCCTTGTTGACGGTACTCACTGGACTGACGACGATGAAATGGTACTGAACAAGCTGAGAAAAACAGATTTCCCAGTAGTCCTTTGTATTAACAAGGTAGACAACGTTCAAGACCGTACCGACGTGATGCAACACATGATGGAAGTGTCTAAGAAGATGGACTTCCTTGATGTTGTGCCAATCTCGGCGAAACAAGGTAAGAATATCGATGTACTGCGTAAGCACGTTCGTAACTCTTTACCAAAAGCGACGCACCACTTCCCTGAAGAGTACGTAACGGATCGTTCACAGCGCTTTATGGCCTCTGAAATCATCCGTGAAAAACTAATGCGATTCACAGGCGAAGAGCTACCTTACTCTGTAACGGTTGAAATCGAGCGTTTTGATTACAACCCTGATAACGATGGTTTCCACATCAATGCTTTGATTCTTGTTGAACGTACTGGTCAGAAGAAGATGGTAATTGGTAAAGCGGGCGAGAAGATCAAAACGATTGGTCGTGAAGCGCGTATCGATATGGAAGAACTATTCGGTCGTAAGGTTTACCTAGAGACTTGGGTTAAAGTTAAGTCTGGTTGGGCTGACGATGAGCGTGCACTTCGCTCGTTAGGCTACATCGACGATCTATAA
- the rnc gene encoding ribonuclease III, with translation MNSPIDKLERKIGYQFNDADLIHLALTHRSAAGKHNERLEFLGDSILSFVIADDLYHRFPKVNEGDMSRMRATLVRGHTLAELGREFELGDYLKLGPGELKSGGFRRDSILADAVEAIIGAVYLDSDTEVVRRIILSWYQSRLDAIQPGVSQKDPKTRLQEFLQGRRNPLPVYTVTNIKGEAHNQEFTVECEVAGVDKPVIGKGTSRRKAEQAAAETALEQLSNV, from the coding sequence ATGAATTCTCCAATTGATAAACTAGAGAGAAAGATTGGCTATCAGTTTAATGATGCCGATCTTATCCACTTGGCGCTGACTCACCGCAGCGCCGCAGGTAAACATAACGAACGTCTTGAGTTTCTGGGCGATTCAATTTTAAGTTTTGTTATCGCTGATGATCTTTACCACCGTTTTCCTAAGGTAAACGAAGGTGATATGAGCCGCATGCGTGCAACATTGGTACGTGGTCATACATTGGCAGAACTAGGTCGTGAATTCGAACTAGGAGATTACTTAAAATTAGGTCCAGGTGAGTTGAAGAGTGGCGGTTTCCGTCGTGATTCTATTCTAGCGGATGCAGTGGAAGCGATTATCGGTGCTGTCTATTTAGATAGTGATACCGAAGTTGTTCGCCGCATTATTTTAAGCTGGTACCAATCTCGCCTAGATGCTATTCAGCCTGGAGTATCTCAAAAAGATCCGAAAACTCGCCTACAAGAGTTTTTGCAAGGTCGAAGAAATCCTCTACCTGTCTACACAGTGACTAATATTAAAGGTGAAGCACACAACCAAGAGTTTACGGTTGAGTGTGAAGTGGCAGGTGTGGATAAACCTGTTATCGGTAAAGGCACTAGCCGCCGCAAGGCAGAACAAGCGGCTGCTGAAACAGCATTAGAGCAACTAAGCAATGTCTGA